The following are from one region of the Takifugu rubripes chromosome 16, fTakRub1.2, whole genome shotgun sequence genome:
- the nme6 gene encoding nucleoside diphosphate kinase 6 isoform X2, translated as MAKVLQLTLAVIKPDAVAHPLMLEALHQRILDNSFVIVRCKDLVWRRQDSERFYAEHSGRFFYQRLVEFMSSGPMRAYVLAREDAIRHWRDLMGPTKVFRARHTSPASIRAQFGLTDTRNTTHGSDSVESAEREIRFFFPEFYVEDWMKKEEPLFRAGQIQYDLQKLTHTLAPHS; from the exons ATGGCCAAAGTGCTGCAGCTCACCCTGGCGGTCATCAAACCAGATGCTGTTGCTCATCCGCTGATGTTGGAG GCTCTTCATCAGAGAATCCTGGACAACAGCTTTGTGATCGTCAGGTGCAAAGATCTGGTCTGGAGGCGACAGGACTCTGAGAGGTTTTATGCTGAACATTCAG GGCGCTTCTTCTACCAGAGACTTGTTGAATTCATGTCGAG TGGGCCTATGCGAGCTTACGTTTTAGCCCGAGAGGACGCGATACGTCACTGGAGAGACCTGATGGGGCCCACCAAAGTGTTCCGAGCACGCCACACCTCCCCCGCCTCCATCAGGGCTCAGTTTGGACTCACAGACACAAGAAACACGACACATGGCTCAG ATTCAGTCGAGTCGGCTGAGAGAGAAATCCGTTTCTTCTTCCCGGAGTTCTACGTGGAGGATTGGATGAAGAAGGAGGAGCCGTTATTCCGAGCCGGACAAATTCAATATGACCTCCAAAAACTCACCCACACGCTCGCACCACACAGCTGA
- the baalcb gene encoding brain and acute leukemia cytoplasmic protein → MTRVGKRPSREEKALRCRAMGCGGSRTDALEPRYLESWTKETESTWLTSTDTDLPLSSIQSIPSENSEAGFTSEKSASPVPDFFEDSLPLPAQAYLKVCSALSEVSLNEAKSSDPPAITDSPAKEEATSGTRVQRTSVLHTQEITKWQDTQMSSKQVTITVTQSIHLVDKNKKVKKSLTTYEVMKPAETRKQVTTQKNLGAGDSG, encoded by the exons ATGACACG GGTGGGAAAGCGACCCAGCCGGGAAGAGAAGGCACTCCGATGCAGAGCGATGGGCTGTGGGGGGAGCAGGACCGATGCTCTGGAACCTCGATACTTGGAGAGCTGGACAAAGGAAACGGAGTCGACCTGGCTGACCAGCACGGACACCGACCTCCCCCTGTCGTCCATTCAGAGCATCCCTTCTGAGAACTCCGAGGCCGGCTTCACCTCTGAGAAATCAGCCAGCCCTG TTCCAGATTTCTTCGAGGACAgccttccacttcctgctcaggCGTACCTGAAGGTTTGTTCGGCCTTGTCTGAAGTCAGTCTGAATGAAGCGAAGTCCAGCGATCCTCCTGCCATCACCGACTCTCCAGCCAAAGAGGAAGCGACATCAGGCACCAGAGTGCAGCGCACGAGTGTTCTCCACACTCAAGAGATC ACCAAATGGCAGGACACTCAGATGTCCAGCAAGCAGGTGACCATCACGGTGACCCAAAGCATCCACCTGGTGGACAAGAATAAGAAGGTGAAAAAGTCTCTCACCACCTACGAGGTCATGAAGCCCGCGGAGACCCGGAAACAGGTGACCACGCAGAAAAACCTGGGTGCAGGTGACAGTGGATGA
- the nme6 gene encoding nucleoside diphosphate kinase 6 isoform X1 gives MFTTKKRLLTARSMAKVLQLTLAVIKPDAVAHPLMLEALHQRILDNSFVIVRCKDLVWRRQDSERFYAEHSGRFFYQRLVEFMSSGPMRAYVLAREDAIRHWRDLMGPTKVFRARHTSPASIRAQFGLTDTRNTTHGSDSVESAEREIRFFFPEFYVEDWMKKEEPLFRAGQIQYDLQKLTHTLAPHS, from the exons ATGTTCACAACTAAG AAAAGGCTGCTGACAGCTCGCAGCATGGCCAAAGTGCTGCAGCTCACCCTGGCGGTCATCAAACCAGATGCTGTTGCTCATCCGCTGATGTTGGAG GCTCTTCATCAGAGAATCCTGGACAACAGCTTTGTGATCGTCAGGTGCAAAGATCTGGTCTGGAGGCGACAGGACTCTGAGAGGTTTTATGCTGAACATTCAG GGCGCTTCTTCTACCAGAGACTTGTTGAATTCATGTCGAG TGGGCCTATGCGAGCTTACGTTTTAGCCCGAGAGGACGCGATACGTCACTGGAGAGACCTGATGGGGCCCACCAAAGTGTTCCGAGCACGCCACACCTCCCCCGCCTCCATCAGGGCTCAGTTTGGACTCACAGACACAAGAAACACGACACATGGCTCAG ATTCAGTCGAGTCGGCTGAGAGAGAAATCCGTTTCTTCTTCCCGGAGTTCTACGTGGAGGATTGGATGAAGAAGGAGGAGCCGTTATTCCGAGCCGGACAAATTCAATATGACCTCCAAAAACTCACCCACACGCTCGCACCACACAGCTGA